In one Bufo gargarizans isolate SCDJY-AF-19 chromosome 11, ASM1485885v1, whole genome shotgun sequence genomic region, the following are encoded:
- the NES gene encoding LOW QUALITY PROTEIN: nestin (The sequence of the model RefSeq protein was modified relative to this genomic sequence to represent the inferred CDS: deleted 1 base in 1 codon), whose protein sequence is METYSASISLGEESAQMWRLNKRLEAFLSRVKALEEENELLRTEILHLKSTKSNRSIIREYHDEIMKLRDTLDDGHQEMVQVETDRDCIYQEIEYVKELCLQEKQTQEDVKKELSESKKLLEEEKRAQIWLKERLIHLEEEMEDILKVHEEEKAQMEEEISSYSQRLENLKIAPANFKPVNVEDYANQLSQIWQGAVEEYKIEVSALEANLSQAKDNLQKVLDENKQSQIQLQNLERDLQSLKSRKEMLEELLGKQWLEQQDEEGELQLEIETLEKEKKDLRVQIAQVLEDRQQLMHLKMSLSLEVATYRSLLETESTRLYTPSADYKVASSFSDSLLEQKSFRKSRNENTKPLVSRDNRLNKRQSAETSTDRYINVKSTSFSNKASPVTKEFQKVSSVLQSQGLKYTKASSATLPPAESSLGRHIQNRDVFKKSKVETISHFQDFSKPVTKETVRKDADIEPVLNGKAYNTTDTKLNKRDLMSDAKDESLTPTANETVSAQVESSLRPEAKHIEIISDFGLEEKHFVEAPKTDKETLVFEKHNKEKIDFEVPIDNGDHPSEDFGNIDEEHIIGKQEVVRQIVSCQRVYIEKEELVEPLEYENIETSVKVNNEEFRKVLDFSKPNTQDLDEPHVLSSDGVSDQGIEYTLSQELDFDTQGSLNNADVENASQDKEDIHQEVDEEKENSQLNKGLETSNYVEAKVDLQVEDMSVDQKLPVLSSLMEDVNQLIDDGQNFTKDIQDIKTTEKEDYNENHEKDTEVLQDTNIQVYNDNELDQQASRQEDNVFKADQCIDSKEEHTQFEQERQEVHDRSESMDHLSDEEVFKTGSKKEEEESCECEENIINAEQNVQDFIDTEQSSILVVKEVYQYSSQVRNDLQDLQNPSLEEKNNFQLNDREQNTQSYEDQQKDFAKAPEETAQVFSDSNQEESKDQENKNVFDQRDNVQVEVSQLSEDVSGSQKPDLEELMSGDFSGTEQESQGTGGYFVEHNQVVQTSDSKEGDSLQEINSDSKQEELHDIMQEEMVISVEKHEDLQKLETEKEQSDINLHSVQSTPEHNIQSSEGEELERDGQLLEKDLTEEETTVTNTNSVETITSELKDVEEDKDNISEENLEVCTTVEYTKLIKTEVIAKSIDDEFESYEDNATEKEGLTPAFEEDISKPEHEAEKEQEQGKEHYQVVSIEEENRENKDKEEDKQLFQESDVQLNIAKEEGSLLQQDTEPIVERRSEVSTDMEQDNAKLHDHQDSEVDKDQPSDRETSFQQESEDLIQSDEGHKESSKVTLTAEEYSVSNEVDTQSIEKDYDIMEEAQANSTMETDRNVKLKKVVESEPEEKSRFQQEVEKKEEEEQASNNQEVEERQESYNQDVETGQELEEGTEIYHQELADGKGDYHQEVEITQKVEERQDDHHQDSEEGKECYHQEVEGQEGYHQEVQDDVEQNVGVSLKIFPNFLRFTSAQTQSEQEQSTKFSDEGTETHVDEIHVHREEQTENDLILEDKIKEQEVCENEIIHQQSTFPLEHERNDILSENSESQVAENLTEKNDFDVPTDKNLTEFNEMEQGDNMDKDNSKSEDSMDSQEGYHQETEETQEGFHQEVKVGEEGYHQEDDDQLGIVENIASEEDHSRNQSLQKDSDVEQNVGVSLKIFPNILRFTSEHDAETQPEQGQSSTFSDEGTETYEDEIHVHGEDQTKDDLILEDKIKEQEVCENEIIHQQSTFPLEHERNNILSENSESQVVLSENLTEKNDFDVPTDKNLTEFNEMEEGDNIDKDNSKSEDPMDSQEGYHQETKETQEGFHQEVKVGEEGYHQEDDDQLGIVENIASEEDHSMNQSIQKDSDVEQNVGVSLKIFPNILRFTSEHDAETQPEQGQSSTFSDEGTETYGDEIHVHGEDQTKDELILAEKKQVLENEIIHQQSTFPLENEQENILLENSESQVVLSENLTEKHDFDAPIDKNLTEFNKTDKADNMDKDNSKSEDPMDSQEGYYQKTEETQEGHHQEVEVGEEGNHQEEDQLGVEAISTLNENISSEVDHRRNQSIQNDSDVEQNVRVSLKIFPNILQFTSENYAEAQTEQQEQKRELSYKGTETSEDEIHQEKFENIEQNDIVLEASEQEISENEIIQPQSTFPLELECENLLLENSKTHVVLAENTIEKYDSDTSIEEHLTEFDETEATDNVDNNSKSEDSMDSQDISNYSKSEEFEISKDYQLEQTLPDTTPLPTFDDEFEELTEDKIISASKQAAEVTKLEGSANGSEAEEVLNSSLESQSSQVLPEVIEQSNLITDDHEDYNEQQDENTKYLLESEHPQHFLEPRLNTEDSSGTSEEPAPKLINSEIDAENSKPEESTASQEEIAIFLPKDDELGASKDSQLEKTQFETSPQENQVQLSSELLVSESVNENHNDKLKESWPTLGEDTNEENVLTQTIDAAPSSDDTKLVPSLSHKNATENKIIIKEHSDLVTQDFGVDQRESVKTEDHERGICEEDQKCVEDLTDNGEKEPSSKSLDEFSGDNVISSNVSEIPNEESEVNDGITVDTNQDDIKVDVRPLEETSENDDSVTSEESSPNVSTINYASEQEDSKTQCSIKKDIEGDSDFGSPKELEQNVPLLTPEPIVETSLVEKIEPETSSDEEKNLLVERSDSSFVSMKEHEDTTQFLTEYSEDGKTVNGIFRRTIIQATLDLDDHMFNGHSTKENSEIIISEAKMMRLDGDIVNSQSQVKIEDSVIELTKSEGKSEGLFQSLLETSEHKESHFDEAFEAKNIMQAAVKYVDSASEQSNYTKKLINPYLTERDLHESSEIASSVIDEDLVNTKQEVIETSQGLKINQKDQDAWSSDE, encoded by the exons ATGGAAACCTATTCGGCATCCATATCCCTTGGC GAAGAGTCTGCACAAATGTGGCGCCTCAATAAACGCCTTGAGGCTTTCCTCTCTCGGGTCAAAGCACTAGAAGAAGAGAATGAGCTCCTCAGAACAGAGATCCTTCACCTCAAAAGCACCAAGTCCAATAGGTCTATCATAAGGGAGTACCATGATGAAATAATGAAGCTAAGGGACACCTTAGATGATGGACACCAGGAGATGGTCCAGGTGGAAACCGATAGAGACTGCATCTATCAGGAGATAGAATATGTGAAAGAACTGTGCCTCCAGGAGAAGCAAACCCAAGAAGATGTGAAGAAAGAATTGTCCGAGAGCAAAAAATTGCTGGAAGAAGAGAAAAGAGCCCAGATATGGTTGAAGGAAAGACTTATACATCTGGAGGAAGAGATGGAGGACATCCTCAAGGTTCATGAAGAGGAGAAGGCTCAGATGGAAGAAGAGATTTCCAGTTACTCCCAAAGACTGGAGAACCTCAAAATTGCTCCCGCAAACTTTAAACCAGTCAATGTGGAAGACTATGCAAATCAGCTGTCACAGATATGGCAGGGAGCTGTGGAGGAGTACAAGATTGAAGTGTCAGCTCTGGAGGCAAATTTGTCCCAGGCCAAAGATAACTTGCAGAAGGTGTTGGACGAGAACAAACAGAGTCAAATTCAACTGCAAAATCTAGAAAGAGACCTGCAGAGTCTTAAGAGCAGGAAGGAGATGCTGGAGGAACTTCTGGGCAAGCAGTGGCTGGAACAACAAGATGAAGAAGGTGAACTACAG CTTGAAATCGAAACCTTGGAAAAGGAGAAGAAAGACCTAAGAGTCCAGATCGCCCAAGTGCTAGAAGACAGGCAGCAGCTGATGCACCTCAAAATGTCTCTCAGCTTAGAGGTGGCAACTTACAG ATCCCTTCTAGAGACTGAAAGTACAAGGTTATATACTCCGAGTGCAGATTACAAAGTCGCTTCATCCTTCAGTG ATTCATTGCTGGAACAGAAGTCCTTTAGGAAAAGCCGGAATGAAAATACTAAACCACTGGTTTCCAGGGACAACAGGTTAAACAAAAGGCAGAGTGCAGAGACCAGTACAGACCGCTACATAAATGTGAAAAGTACTTCATTTTCAAATAAGGCAAGTCCTGTAACCAAAGAGTTTCAGAAAGTAAGCTCTGTGCTTCAATCTCAAGGTCTTAAGTATACCAAAGCATCTTCTGCCACACTGCCTCCAGCTGAAAGCAGCTTAGGAAGACATATTCAAAATAGAGATGTTTTCAAGAAAAGTAAAGTGGAGACCATCTCCCATTTTCAAGATTTTTCTAAACCTGTCACTAAGGAGACTGTGAGAAAGGACGCAGATATTGAACCAGTTTTAAATGGAAAAGCTTACAACACAACTGACACTAAATTAAATAAGAGAGACCTTATGAGTGATGCAAAGGATGAATCTCTAACACCAACTGCAAACGAAACTGTAAGTGCTCAGGTGGAGTCTTCTTTGAGACCCGAAGCAAAGCATATTGAAATCATCTCTGATTTTGGGTTAGAGGAGAAACATTTTGTGGAAGCTCCAAAGACAGACAAAGAAACACTCGTCTTTGAGAAACATAACAAAGAAAAGATTGACTTTGAGGTTCCCATAGATAATGGTGACCATCCCAGTGAAGACTTTGGAAATATCGATGAAGAACACATAATTGGAAAACAAGAAGTTGTTAGGCAAATTGTGAGTTGCCAGAGAGTGTATATAGAAAAAGAGGAGTTAGTGGAACCATTGGAATATGAAAATATAGAGACATCAGTTAAAGTGAATAATGAGGAATTTAGAAAAGTTCTGGATTTTTCAAAACCAAATACGCAAGACTTGGATGAACCACATGTTCTTTCTTCAGATGGAGTATCTGACCAGGGAATTGAATATACCCTCAGCCAAGAGCTTGATTTTGACACTCAAGGCTCATTAAATAATGCAGATGTTGAAAATGCAAGTCAAGACAAAGAGGACATACATCAGGAGGTTGATGAAGAAAAGGAAAACTCCCAACTTAATAAGGGTCTCGAAACTTCTAATTATGTTGAAGCAAAAGTTGATCTTCAAGTTGAAGACATGTCTGTGGATCAGAAGTTACCTGTGCTAAGTTCTTTAATGGAAGATGTTAACCAGTTAATTGATGATGGACAAAACTTCACAAAGGATATTCAGGATATAAAGACAACTGAAAAAGAAGACTATAATGAGAATCATGAAAAAGATACAGAAGTTCTTCAAGATACAAATATCCAAGTGTACAATGACAATGAGCTTGACCAACAAGCTTCCAGACAAGAAGACAATGTTTTTAAAGCTGACCAATGTATTGACAGCAAAGAGGAACATACACAGTTTGAACAGGAAAGGCAAGAGGTCCATGATAGATCCGAGTCAATGGACCACCTTTCAGATGAAGAAGTCTTTAAGACTGGAAgcaaaaaagaggaagaggagagttGTGAATGTGAGGAAAATATAATCAATGCAGAACAAAATGTCCAGGACTTTATTGATACTGAGCAGTCCAGTATACTTGTTGTCAAAGAAGTTTATCAGTACAGCAGCCAGGTTCGCAATGACCTCCAAGACCTACAGAACCCAAGCCTAGAAGAAAAGAACAATTTTCAATTAAATGATCGCGAACAAAATACTCAGAGTTATGAAGACCAGCAAAAAGACTTTGCAAAAGCTCCAGAGGAAACTGCTCAAGTGTTTAGTGACAGTAACCAAGAAGAATCAAAGGACCAggagaataaaaatgtttttgatcAAAGGGATAATGTTCAAGTGGAAGTTAGTCAGTTATCTGAAGATGTGTCTGGCAGTCAAAAACCTGACCTAGAGGAGCTCATGAGTGGGGATTTCAGTGGCACAGAACAAGAGAGTCAAGGAACTGGTGGATACTTTGTTGAACACAATCAAGTTGTCCAAACCTCAGACAGTAAAGAGGGCGACAGCTTGCAAGAAATTAATTCAGACTCAAAACAGGAAGAATTGCATGATATTATGCAGGAGGAGATGGTAATTTCTGTTGAAAAACACGAAGACCTTCAAAAATTGGAAACAGAAAAGGAGCAAAGTGATATAAATCTACACAGTGTACAGTCAACACCTGAACATAACATACAGTCATCAGAAGGTGAAGAGTTGGAAAGAGATGGACAGTTGTTGGAAAAAGATCTAACTGAAGAAGAAACAACAGTTACAAATACTAATTCAGTTGAAACGATCACTTCTGAGTTAAAGGATGTTGAAGAAGATAAGGACAACATAAGTGAAGAGAATTTAGAGGTTTGTACCACAGTTGAATACACAAAATTAATTAAGACTGAAGTTATTGCTAAATCCATTGATGATGAATTTGAATCATACGAGGACAATGCTACTGAAAAAGAGGGGCTTACACCAGCATTTGAAGAAGATATTTCTAAACCAGAACATGAGGCAGAAAAAGAGCAGGAACAAGGTAAAGAACATTATCAAGTTGTTTCCATAGAAGAAGAAAACAGAGAAAACAAGGACAAAGAGGAGGATAAGCAGCTATTCCAAGAGTCCGATGTTCAGCTGAATATTGCTAAAGAAGAAGGATCCTTGTTACAACAAGATACTGAACCAATTGTTGAAAGACGATCCGAGGTTTCCACAGACATGGAACAAGATAATGCTAAGCTACATGATCACCAAGATTCAGAAGTTGATAAAGACCAACCTTCTGATAGGGAGACCAGTTTTCAACAAGAAAGTGAAGATTTAATTCAGTCAGATGAAGGTCATAAAGAAAGTTCCAAGGTTACTTTGACAGCAGAAGAATATAGTGTATCAAATGAGGTTGACACTCAATCGATAGAAAAAGATTATGACATTATGGAAGAAGCTCAAGCTAATTCCACAATGGAAACTGATAGAAATGTGAAACTAAAAAAAGTAGTAGAAAGTGAGCCAGAAGAAAAAAGTAGATTTCAACAGGAAgtagaaaaaaaagaagaggaaGAACAAGCAAGTAATAATCAAGAAGTAGAAGAAAGACAAGAGAGTTATAACCAAGATGTAGAGACAGGACAAGAACTAGAAGAAGGAACAGAGATTTATCACCAAGAATTAGCAGATGGAAAAGGGGATTATCACCAAGAAGTAGAAATAACACAAAAAGTAGAAGAAAGACAAGACGATCATCACCAGGATTCAGAAGAAGGAAAAGAATGCTATCACCAAGAAGTAGAAGGACAAGAGGGTTATCACCAAGAAGTACAAGATGATGTGGAGCAGAACGTGGGAGTTTCATTGAAGATCTTCCCAAACTTTCTTCGATTCACAAGTGCACAGACTCAATCTGAACAAGAGCAGAGTACCAAGTTTTCTGATGAAGGCACAGAGACACATGTAGATGAGATTCATGTTCATAGGGAAGAACAGACTGAAAATGACTTAATTTTGGAAGACAAAATAAAGGAGCAAGAAGTTTGTGAAAATGAAATAATCCATCAACAGTCAACATTTCCTTTGGAACATGAGCGTAATGATATCCTCTCAGAAAATAGTGAATCACAAGTGGCCGAAAATCTGACTGAAAAGAATGATTTTGATGTACCCACTGACAAGAACCTAACAGAGTTTAATGAAATGGAACAAGGTGACAATATGGATAAAGACAATTCTAAATCTGAGGACTCTATGGATTCTCAAGAGGGTTATCACCAAGAAACAGAAGAAACACAAGAAGGGTTTCACCAAGAAGTAAAAGTAGGAGAAGAGGGTTATCACCAAGAAGATGATGACCAACTGGGTATTGTGGAAAATATTGCATCTGAGGAGGACCACAGCAGGAACCAATCACTCCAAAAGGATTCTGACGTGGAACAGAATGTGGGAGTTTCATTGAAGATCTTCCCAAACATTCTTCGGTTCACAAGTGAACATGATGCAGAGACTCAACCTGAACAAGGGCAAAGTAGCACCTTTTCTGATGAAGGCACAGAAACATATGAGGATGAGATTCATGTTCATGGAGAAGATCAGACTAAAGATGACTTAATTTTGGAAGACAAAATAAAGGAGCAAGAAGTTTGTGAAAATGAAATAATCCATCAACAGTCGACATTTCCTTTGGAACATGAGCGTAATAATATCCTCTCAGAAAATAGTGAATCACAAGTGGTCTTATCCGAGAATCTGACTGAAAAGAATGATTTTGATGTACCCACTGACAAGAACCTAACAGAGTTTAATGAAATGGAAGAAGGCGACAATATAGATAAAGACAATTCTAAATCTGAGGACCCTATGGATTCTCAAGAGGGTTATCACCAAGAAACAAAAGAAACACAAGAAGGGTTTCACCAGGAAGTAAAAGTAGGAGAAGAGGGTTATCACCAAGAAGATGATGACCAACTGGGTATTGTGGAAAATATTGCATCTGAGGAGGACCATAGCATGAACCAATCAATCCAAAAGGATTCTGATGTGGAACAGAATGTGGGAGTTTCATTGAAGATCTTCCCAAACATTCTTCGATTCACAAGTGAACATGATGCAGAGACTCAACCTGAACAAGGGCAAAGTAGCACGTTTTCTGATGAAGGAACAGAAACATATGGGGATGAGATTCATGTTCATGGAGAAGATCAGACTAAAGATGAATTAATTTTGGCAGAAAAGAAGCAAGTTCTTGAAAATGAAATAATCCATCAGCAGTCAACATTTCCATTAGAAAATGAGCAAGAAAACATCCTCTTAGAAAATAGTGAATCACAAGTGGTCTTATCTGAGAATCTgacagaaaaacatgattttgatGCACCCATTGACAAGAACCTAACAGAGTTTAACAAAACGGACAAAGCCGACAATATGGATAAAGACAATTCTAAATCTGAGGACCCTATGGATTCTCAAGAGGGTTATTACCAAAAAACAGAAGAAACACAAGAGGGGCATCACCAAGAAGTAGAAGTAGGAGAAGAGGGTAATCACCAAGAAGAAGACCAACTGGGTGTTGAGGCCATTTCCACATTAAATGAAAATATATCATCTGAGGTGGATCATAGAAGAAACCAATCAATCCAAAACGATTCTGATGTGGAACAGAACGTGCGAGTTTCATTGAAGATCTTCCCAAACATTCTTCAATTCACAAGTGAAAATTATGCAGAGGCTCAAACTGAACAACAAGAACAAAAAAGGGAGCTTTCTTACAAAGGAACAGAAACAAGTGAAGATGAGATTCATCaagaaaaatttgaaaatattGAACAGAATGACATAGTTTTGGAAGCAAGTGAGCAAGAAATTTCAGAAAATGAAATAATCCAACCACAGTCAACATTTCCATTAGAACTTGAGTGTGAAAACCTCCTCTTAGAAAATAGTAAAACTCATGTGGTTTTAGCGGAGAATACAATTGAAAAATATGATTCTGATACATCAATTGAAGAGCACCTAACAGAGTTTGATGAAACAGAAGCAACTGATAATGTCGATAATAATTCTAAATCAGAGGACTCTATGGATTCTCAAGATATTTCAAATTATTCAAAAAGTGAAGAATTTGAAATTAGTAAGGATTATCAGTTAGAACAAACTCTTCCAGATACAACTCCATTGCCCACCTTTGATGATGAATTTGAGGAATTGACAGAAGATAAAATAATATCAGCATCAAAACAAGCAGCAGAGGTTACCAAATTAGAAGGTTCTGCAAATGGCAGTGAAGCTGAGGAGGTGTTAAACAGCAGTTTGGAGTCACAATCATCACAGGTCCTCCCAGAAGTAATTGAACAGTCAAACTTAATCACAGATGATCATGAAGACTATAATGAGCAACAGGATGAAAATACTAAATATCTACTTGAGAGTGAGCATCCACAGCATTTTTTAGAACCTAGGCTGAACACAGAAGATTCTTCTGGAACATCTGAGGAACCAGCTCCCAAACTAATTAACAGTGAGATAGATGCTGAAAACTCTAAGCCTGAAGAATCCACAGCATCTCAGGaagaaattgcaatttttttaccaAAAGATGATGAATTAGGTGCAAGCAAAGATTCCCAGTTGGAGAAAACCCAATTTGAGACATCACCACAGGAGAACCAAGTACAGTTATCTTCAGAACTGCTGGTCAGTGAAAGTGTAAATGAAAACCATAATGATAAACTCAAAGAAAGCTGGCCAACTCTAGGTGAAGATACAAATGAAGAGAATGTATTAACCCAAACCATTGACGCTGCTCCTTCATCGGACGATACAAAATTAGTTCCTTCTCTAAGTCATAAAAATGCAACTGAAAATAAGATTATAATAAAAGAACATTCTGACTTAGTAACACAAGATTTCGGAGTGGATCAAAGAGAAAGTGTTAAAACGGAAGACCACGAAAGAGGCATTTGTGAAGAAGACCAAAAATGTGTTGAAGATCTTACAGATAATGGTGAAAAAGAGCCTTCATCTAAGTCATTGGATGAATTCAGTGGAGACAATGTCATCAGTTCAAATGTGTCTGAAATCCCTAATGAAGAATCTGAAGTAAACGATGGAATAACAGTGGATACTAATCAAGATGACATCAAGGTTGATGTAAGACCATTGGAGGAAACCTCAGAAAATGATGACTCAGTAACGTCAGAAGAGAGCTCCCCAAATGTGTCAACTATCAACTATGCTTCTGAGCAGGAAGACAGTAAAACACAATGTTCGATTAAAAAAGACATTGAGGGTGACTCTGATTTTGGGAGTCCAAAAGAGCTGGAACAAAATGTTCCATTATTGACACCAGAACCAATTGTGGAAACTAGTCTTGTGGAAAAGATAGAGCCTGAAACATCATCAGATGAAGAGAAAAACCTATTAGTTGAAAGAAGTGATTCTTCATTTGTTTCCATGAAAGAACATGAAGATACTACTCAATTTCTGACAGAATATAGTGAGGATGGAAAAacagtgaatggaatatttagGCGTACCATCATTCAGGCAACTCTTGATTTAGATGACCATATGTTCAATGGACATTCTACCAAAGAGAACAGTGAAATCATAATTTCTGAAGCAAAGATGATGAGGTTAGACGGTGATATAGTAAATTCACAATCCCAGGTTAAAATAGAAGATTCTGTAATTGAATTAACAAAGTCGGAAGGAAAGAGTGAGGGTCTTTTCCAGTCTTTACTTGAAACATCTGAGCATAAGGAAAGTCATTTCGATGAAGCCTTCGAAGCTAAAAATATTATGCAAGCTGCAGTCAAGTACGTTGACTCTGCCTCTGAACAAAGTAATTATACCAAGAAACTAATAAATCCATATCTTACTGAGAGAGATTTACATGAGTCATCTGAAATAGCGTCTTCAGTGATAGATGAAGATCTTGTGAACACAAAACAGGAAGTTATTGAGACAAGCCAAGGTTTAAAAATTAATCAAAAAGACCAAGATGCATGGTCATCAGATGAGTAA